The Candidatus Desulfovibrio trichonymphae region AGAATTGAGAAAAATGCCCAAGGTCATCAAACGGGTAGCCGCTGTATAAACGTTACGGCAAGCCAGTAAAAGTGCTCCGACCAACAAAATTGCCGATACGCCGACGCGGTTTCATGTTGAGAACATGCCGGACACCAATTATATGGTCATCCCCGAAATTTCTTCTGAACGAAGAAGATATGTCCCCCTGGGCTTCCTGACGCCAGCCACACTTTGCAGCAACAAATTACGCCTCATGCCTAAGAGTACACTATATCTTTTGGCATTCTTACTTCCAATGTTCATATGGCGTGGATGCGGGCTGTCTGCGGCAGACTTGGAATGGGGTATCAATATTCAATAAATATTGTTTACAACAATTCGGCACTTGACGGCGAAACTCTCAATGCCGGAGGGGCTTGACGTGATCAGGCTTTCTTCCTTATTATATGAATTTAAGCATATCACGTTTTACGGCTTCACGGAATCCATGAACGCATTGGAATGTTTTCGCGGTCATAAAGATGAAATACTCCGCCTGTGGACAGAGGCGGTGTATGCCACATGTCCACTGGAAACAACGGGGTTTCCGCGGACACTGAACGACCCCTTCGGCAATCCGGCGGGAGACATGACGCGGGAAGCGGCGCTGGCCGTGTATAATGCTGTCGCCGGAGAGGATGTGACAGTTGAAAACATCAAAAACGCGCTGGAACGCTTTGTCAGACTGCGCGCTGTGCAAAAAGGAACA contains the following coding sequences:
- a CDS encoding RsbRD N-terminal domain-containing protein yields the protein MPEGLDVIRLSSLLYEFKHITFYGFTESMNALECFRGHKDEILRLWTEAVYATCPLETTGFPRTLNDPFGNPAGDMTREAALAVYNAVAGEDVTVENIKNALERFVRLRAVQKGTPGQSIGVFYLMKPILRERLLPRLTAMDEVDAYLAAESRLDSLTLLAFDMYMEARETVAESRIKEIRNQYAQLARWARTLKAHPPAAG